The following are encoded together in the Babylonia areolata isolate BAREFJ2019XMU chromosome 30, ASM4173473v1, whole genome shotgun sequence genome:
- the LOC143275495 gene encoding cilia- and flagella-associated protein 107-like — protein MEKSKFENEYSVGRSKIQPGHSTIPGWRIEQEFNPGVLIGNWNEENRNFIKENHKHDSMYRTMYRNYGLVKPDVIVRRRAEQHNTGMPPELFLNHHGNKYMHNMVTWYDEDYNGRWREKGLPPRHYDRHSMKWLPEKSDHCVQEPPTNFGLLPLLQKYWAAQAADLERGDYMSTYTVSYGPYIPLPRHTRNAQPVFESTTLHPVNKTLKDLHLRNTPLLKSPEQLPAEMSYVSC, from the exons ATGGAAAAATCGAAATTCGAGAATGAATATTCAGTGGGCAGATCGAAAATCCAACCCGGGCATTCGACCATTCCGGGATGGCGAATTGAACAAGAATTCAATCCAGGCGTGTTGATTGGGAATTGGAACGAGGAGAACAGAAAC TTCATCAAGGAAAACCACAAGCATGACTCCATGTACCGCACCATGTACCGCAACTACGGCCTGGTGAAGCCTGACGTCATCGTGCGCCGGCGTGCCGAGCAGCACAACACCGGCATGCCTCCTGAGCTGTTCCTCAATCACCATGGCAACAAGTACATGCACAACATGGTCACCTGGTATGACGAAGACTACAATGGCCGCTGGCGCGAGAAGGGGCTGCCCCCGCGTCACTACGACCGACATTCCATGAAGTGGCTTCCTGAGAAGTCGGACCACTGCGTGCAAG AGCCGCCCACCAACTTCGGGCTCCTCCCCTTGCTGCAGAAGTACTGGGCCGCGCAGGCTGCTGACCTGGAGAGGGGAGACTACATGAGCACCTACACTGTGAGTTACGGCccctacatccccctcccccgccacactcGCAACGCCCAGCCCGTGTTCGAGTCCACCACCCTGCACCCAGTCAACAAGACGCTGAAGGATCTTCACCTGCGCAACACGCCTCTCCTTAAGAGTCCTGAGCAGCTCCCTGCCGAGATGTCGTATGTTTCTTGCTGA
- the LOC143275496 gene encoding sulfotransferase 1C4-like gives MEKAFSHKLPGEHIYQGVLFFGYTPPHVMDDVKNFAVREDDVFIVTYPKAGTTWLQEILWLMMHDGNFAEAALTPVYLRSPFVEFKDDVLGEDGLDLARNMDSPRVLKTHLQHRFMPSEVDHKDCKMVVFFRNPKDVCTSYYHFYRCSSSFGQFMGSWAEFLSMFLAGHVDHGSWFDFTASWWEQRHREQVLILYYEDLKENPLTELRRLARFVGKSHLSDNLLSRIAQHCTFSKMKTNPMTNHLDVYSIDSSISPLMRKGEVGDWRNHFTVEQNEMFDREYSEKLGHLDIPFKYRPSSSSSSSSTSAQ, from the exons ATGGAGAAGGCCTTCTCTCACAAACTGCCCGGGGAGCACATCTACCAGGGTGTTCTCTTCTTCGGCTACACCCCTCCCCACGTGATGGATGACGTCAAGAATTTCGCTGTGCGAGAGGATGACGTTTTCATTGTGACGTACCCCAAGGCAG GCACAACTTGGCTGCAAGAGATCTTGTGGCTGATGATGCATGACGGGAACTTTGCGGAGGCGGCCTTGACCCCTGTGTACCTCAGGTCGCCCTTCGTGGAGTTCAAGGACGACGTGCTTGGGGAGGACGGTCTGGACCTGGCCCGCAACATGGACTCGCCCAGGGTGCTGAAGACCCACCTCCAGCACCGCTTCATGCCCTCAGAGGTTGACCACAAAGACTGCAAG atggtggtgttttttcgcAACCCGAAAGACGTGTGTACATCCTACTACCATTTCTACCGGTGCAGCTCCTCCTTTGGGCAGTTCATGGGCAGCTGGGCAGAGTTCCTCAGCATGTTCCTTGCTGGacatg tgGACCACGGCTCCTGGTTCGACTTCACTGCCAGCTGgtgggaacagagacacagagaacaggtCCTCATCCTGTATTATGAGGACCTCAAAGAG aATCCCCTAACGGAACTGCGACGGTTGGCGAGGTTCGTGGGCAAGAGCCACCTGTCTGACAATCTCCTGTCCCGTATCGCCCAGCACTGCACGTTCAGCAAAATGAAGACCAACCCCATGACCAACCACCTGGATGTGTACTCCATCGACAGCAGCATCTCTCCGCTCATGAGGAAAG GTGAGGTTGGAGACTGGAGGAACCACTTCACCGTGGAACAGAACGAAATGTTTGACAGAGAGTATTCCGAAAAACTGGGTCACCTGGACATTCCCTTCAAATAccgtccatcctcctcctcttcctcatcatccaCATCTGCCCAGTAA